From Priestia filamentosa, a single genomic window includes:
- a CDS encoding ArsR/SmtB family transcription factor yields MNSIDIFKALSNEIRLDILTWLKDPEKHFNTSSAYVEKKGGVCVGDIQEKANLSQSTISHYLSMMQKAKLLQSERHGKWTYYRRNEETIKELEKYVREKL; encoded by the coding sequence ATGAATTCAATCGATATTTTCAAAGCACTTTCAAATGAGATACGTCTAGACATCTTGACGTGGTTAAAGGATCCAGAGAAACACTTTAACACGTCTTCTGCGTACGTCGAAAAAAAAGGAGGCGTATGTGTGGGAGATATTCAAGAAAAAGCTAATTTATCTCAATCGACAATATCTCATTATTTATCGATGATGCAGAAGGCAAAATTATTACAATCAGAGCGTCATGGAAAATGGACGTATTATCGTCGTAATGAAGAAACAATCAAAGAATTAGAAAAATATGTGAGAGAGAAACTATAA
- a CDS encoding tRNA dihydrouridine synthase, translating to MKDNFWRDLPRPFFILAPMEEVTDVVFRHVVSEAARPDVFFTEFTNTESYCHPDGMQSVRGRLTFTEDEHPIVAHIWGDKPEYFRQMSIGMAELGYKGIDINMGCPVPNVTKNGKGSGLILRPDVAADLIQAAKAGGLPVSVKTRLGYAEVDEWRDWLTHILKQDIVNLSIHLRTRNEMSKVDAHWELIPEIKKLRDEVAPDTLLTINGDIPDRQTGLKLAQQYGIDGVMIGRGIFSNPFAFEKEPKDHSSKELLDLLRLHLDLHDKYSSLGLRPFKALHRFFKIYVRGFRGASELRNQLMSTASTDEVRALLDNFESKNLDVIGQQ from the coding sequence ATGAAAGACAATTTTTGGCGTGATTTACCACGACCTTTCTTTATACTGGCACCAATGGAAGAGGTGACGGATGTTGTTTTCCGTCATGTAGTGAGTGAGGCAGCCAGACCTGATGTGTTTTTTACAGAGTTTACAAACACGGAGAGTTATTGTCACCCAGATGGGATGCAAAGTGTGCGTGGACGCTTGACTTTTACAGAGGATGAACACCCAATTGTAGCCCATATATGGGGGGACAAGCCTGAATACTTCCGCCAAATGAGTATTGGCATGGCTGAGCTAGGCTATAAGGGAATAGATATCAATATGGGCTGTCCTGTGCCTAATGTAACAAAGAATGGAAAGGGAAGTGGCCTTATCCTTCGTCCAGACGTTGCGGCAGATTTAATACAAGCAGCAAAAGCAGGAGGATTGCCCGTAAGTGTAAAGACAAGGCTTGGTTACGCAGAGGTAGATGAATGGCGCGATTGGCTAACACACATATTGAAACAAGATATTGTTAATCTTTCCATTCATCTGCGTACAAGAAATGAAATGAGCAAAGTAGATGCGCATTGGGAACTAATTCCGGAGATTAAGAAACTTCGTGACGAGGTGGCCCCAGATACACTCTTGACAATCAATGGGGATATTCCTGACCGTCAAACTGGCTTAAAGCTCGCTCAACAATACGGTATTGATGGAGTGATGATTGGGCGTGGTATTTTCAGTAATCCATTTGCCTTTGAAAAGGAGCCGAAAGATCATAGTAGTAAGGAATTGCTTGATCTCTTAAGGTTGCATTTGGATCTTCATGATAAATATTCAAGCTTAGGGCTACGTCCGTTTAAGGCTCTTCATCGCTTTTTTAAGATATATGTTCGTGGATTTAGAGGAGCAAGTGAATTAAGAAATCAATTAATGAGCACAGCATCAACAGATGAAGTGCGCGCATTACTTGATAACTTTGAGTCAAAGAATCTTGATGTAATAGGGCAACAGTAG
- a CDS encoding transglutaminase-like domain-containing protein — translation MRLSLQSTNPHDYLISNPEVNFTHPSLIKKANEIYAKSTNKLQYAKKAYEFVRDHIAHSWDIRSHRVTRTASEVLEYREGICYAKSNLLAALLRVKGIPTGFCYQRLTLFDSPEDGYCIHALNAVYIDAENKWIRLDSRGNKPGVNAQFSLYEEKLAFPVRPHLDEKDYPTIYVNPHEKTMNVLKEHSDGREMYMNGLPKSI, via the coding sequence ATGCGTTTATCTCTTCAATCTACTAATCCTCATGATTACTTAATTTCTAACCCTGAAGTGAATTTTACGCATCCTTCTCTTATCAAAAAAGCAAATGAAATTTATGCAAAGTCTACGAATAAGCTCCAATATGCTAAAAAAGCTTATGAATTTGTAAGAGATCACATCGCCCACTCATGGGATATCCGAAGTCATCGTGTGACAAGAACCGCTTCTGAAGTATTGGAGTACAGGGAAGGAATTTGCTATGCAAAGTCTAACTTACTCGCTGCTCTTCTTCGTGTAAAAGGAATCCCAACAGGCTTTTGCTATCAAAGACTCACATTATTTGACTCCCCTGAAGATGGATATTGTATTCATGCTTTGAATGCCGTATATATTGATGCTGAAAATAAATGGATTCGCCTTGATTCACGTGGAAACAAACCTGGAGTGAATGCGCAATTTTCCCTTTATGAAGAAAAGCTCGCCTTCCCTGTTCGTCCTCATTTAGATGAAAAGGATTATCCAACAATTTATGTGAACCCACATGAGAAGACAATGAACGTTTTAAAGGAACATAGTGATGGTCGGGAAATGTACATGAATGGTTTACCGAAAAGTATTTAA
- a CDS encoding DMT family transporter, translating into MRYVIYIIALLAGASLSLEGAIYGELGKVIGELESSFYNFAGGSIIMGLLWIFFGKGKLSYTREAPKWTLVGGLLGLIYLTSIVISVPFVGVGITMVAIVIGQMVMSMFIEHFGWLGSQKIAVNKEKVFALISMVIALILIY; encoded by the coding sequence ATGCGCTATGTCATCTACATCATTGCTTTACTAGCTGGGGCTTCACTAAGTCTTGAAGGAGCCATTTATGGAGAGCTTGGCAAAGTGATTGGAGAGCTAGAAAGCAGCTTTTATAACTTTGCTGGTGGTTCTATCATTATGGGACTATTATGGATTTTCTTTGGAAAAGGAAAATTATCATATACAAGAGAAGCGCCAAAATGGACCCTTGTTGGCGGGCTTTTGGGCCTTATATATTTAACTTCGATTGTGATTAGCGTTCCATTTGTTGGAGTTGGCATTACAATGGTAGCGATTGTTATTGGTCAAATGGTCATGAGTATGTTTATTGAACACTTTGGCTGGCTTGGAAGTCAAAAAATAGCAGTCAACAAAGAAAAAGTTTTCGCTCTTATTTCGATGGTTATTGCCCTTATTTTAATTTACTAG
- a CDS encoding GNAT family N-acetyltransferase, which produces MLKIRNAALSDRPRLIEIENLCFSKEEDSTPKTTKQRLQHIRDSFFVAGDDGTILGLVNGPVKGQEFITDDLFENIMTNSPCGGHQTILGLAVHPDFQSRGISAKLLAHLEKEARKRNRETVTLTCKEELISFYGKYRYINMGVSDSAHSGVVWYNMSKRLK; this is translated from the coding sequence ATGCTAAAAATCAGAAATGCTGCTCTATCAGATCGCCCAAGACTCATTGAAATTGAAAATCTCTGTTTCTCCAAAGAAGAAGATTCAACTCCGAAAACAACAAAACAGCGCCTGCAACATATTCGTGACAGTTTCTTTGTTGCTGGAGATGACGGAACAATTTTAGGATTAGTGAATGGACCTGTAAAAGGACAAGAGTTCATTACAGACGATTTATTTGAAAACATTATGACAAACTCTCCATGCGGTGGTCATCAGACAATTCTAGGATTAGCAGTTCATCCAGATTTCCAAAGTCGAGGAATCTCGGCGAAGCTGTTAGCTCATTTGGAAAAGGAAGCACGTAAACGGAATCGGGAAACTGTTACGCTTACGTGTAAAGAAGAGTTAATTTCTTTCTATGGAAAATACAGATACATCAACATGGGTGTCTCGGATTCTGCTCACAGTGGAGTGGTTTGGTATAACATGAGTAAAAGATTGAAATAG
- a CDS encoding DinB family protein, producing MTNFPLQFYQFNTWANEQIFKRLKELPEETYHEEIQSIFPSLSHVLAHVYLSDLGWFDVFLGKDLLHALNLAREHKEVMEAKSLAEMEQLFTDLSERYKTFLSKEENLSKQLTIQNPAGGMMETTVGDLVPHVVNHGTYHRGNVSAMLRQIGHASVPTDYGLYLFLFA from the coding sequence ATGACAAATTTCCCACTGCAGTTTTATCAGTTCAATACTTGGGCGAACGAGCAAATTTTCAAACGTTTAAAAGAGCTTCCAGAAGAGACTTACCATGAGGAAATTCAAAGCATCTTCCCGTCTCTTTCTCACGTCCTAGCACATGTTTATCTCTCTGATCTTGGATGGTTTGATGTATTCTTAGGAAAAGACTTACTTCATGCATTAAACTTAGCAAGGGAACATAAAGAAGTGATGGAAGCAAAAAGCTTAGCAGAGATGGAGCAGCTTTTTACAGATTTATCAGAGCGCTACAAAACCTTTCTAAGCAAAGAAGAAAACTTATCAAAACAACTTACAATCCAGAATCCAGCCGGTGGGATGATGGAAACAACAGTAGGTGATCTCGTCCCTCATGTTGTGAATCATGGTACATATCACAGGGGAAACGTTTCAGCGATGTTGCGTCAAATAGGCCACGCTTCTGTGCCGACAGATTATGGGCTGTATTTATTTTTATTCGCCTAA
- a CDS encoding malate:quinone oxidoreductase, with amino-acid sequence MDNRQEQTDVILIGAGIMSATLGSILKELAPGWNIKVFEKLAKTGEESSNEWNNAGTGHAALCELNYTSEKPDGSIDISKAIRINEQFQISRQFWSYLVKKSLIKNPQEFIMPLPHMSLVQGGRNVEFLKKRFDAMTKNPLFEGMEFSDNPEKLEKWIPLIMEGRTSTDPIAATKIDSGTDVNFGALTRILFDHLKNQNVHVKYKHGVEDINRKKDGSWEVKVQNMESGKTERHNAKFVFIGGGGGSLHLLQKSGIPEGKGIGGFPVSGLFMVCNNPEVVEKHHAKVYGKAPVGAPPMSVPHLDTRYINNKKSLLFGPFAGFSPKFLKNGSMFDLITSVKPNNVLTMLAAGVKEMSLTKYLIGQVMLSKEKRMESLREFIPEAKSEDWELVVAGQRVQVIKDTEAGGKGTLQFGTEVVSASDGSIAALLGASPGASTAVHVMLEVIKRCFPDEINAWEPKIKEMVPSYGLSLAENPKLFKEIHTSTAKALGLSERGPVYS; translated from the coding sequence ATGGATAACAGACAGGAACAAACAGACGTTATTTTAATTGGTGCTGGTATTATGAGTGCAACATTGGGATCGATCCTAAAAGAATTAGCGCCAGGTTGGAATATTAAAGTATTTGAAAAGCTCGCAAAAACAGGGGAAGAAAGTTCTAATGAATGGAATAATGCCGGCACAGGGCATGCGGCACTTTGTGAGCTTAATTACACATCCGAAAAACCGGATGGATCTATAGATATTAGTAAAGCAATTCGTATTAATGAACAATTTCAAATTTCAAGACAGTTTTGGTCTTATCTTGTGAAAAAAAGTTTAATTAAAAATCCACAGGAATTTATCATGCCATTGCCTCATATGAGTCTAGTGCAAGGAGGAAGAAACGTTGAGTTCCTAAAGAAACGTTTCGACGCTATGACGAAAAATCCTCTATTTGAAGGGATGGAATTTTCTGATAATCCTGAAAAACTTGAAAAGTGGATTCCGTTAATTATGGAAGGTCGTACATCAACAGATCCAATTGCAGCGACAAAGATTGATTCTGGAACAGATGTAAACTTTGGAGCGTTAACACGTATTCTGTTTGATCATTTAAAAAATCAAAACGTTCATGTGAAGTATAAACATGGTGTAGAAGATATTAATCGTAAAAAAGACGGTTCATGGGAAGTAAAAGTTCAAAATATGGAAAGCGGGAAAACAGAACGCCATAACGCTAAATTTGTCTTTATCGGCGGTGGTGGAGGAAGTCTTCACTTACTCCAAAAATCAGGCATCCCTGAAGGAAAAGGCATTGGAGGATTCCCTGTAAGCGGACTGTTTATGGTCTGTAACAACCCGGAAGTTGTGGAAAAGCATCATGCGAAAGTATACGGAAAAGCTCCAGTTGGCGCGCCTCCAATGTCTGTTCCGCATCTTGATACACGCTATATTAACAACAAAAAGTCATTGCTGTTTGGACCATTTGCTGGGTTCTCACCAAAGTTCTTAAAAAATGGCTCAATGTTTGATTTGATTACTTCTGTGAAACCAAATAATGTGCTAACAATGTTAGCAGCAGGCGTAAAAGAAATGTCACTCACAAAATATTTAATTGGGCAAGTTATGTTATCAAAAGAAAAACGCATGGAATCACTACGCGAGTTTATTCCAGAAGCGAAAAGTGAAGATTGGGAACTAGTTGTCGCAGGTCAACGTGTGCAAGTGATTAAAGACACTGAAGCAGGTGGCAAAGGAACCCTTCAGTTCGGTACGGAAGTTGTCAGTGCTTCGGACGGCTCAATTGCGGCATTGCTTGGTGCTTCACCAGGAGCCTCTACCGCTGTTCATGTTATGCTTGAGGTTATTAAAAGATGCTTCCCAGATGAAATAAATGCATGGGAACCAAAGATTAAAGAAATGGTGCCGTCATACGGCTTATCATTAGCGGAGAATCCAAAGCTTTTCAAAGAGATTCATACTTCAACGGCGAAAGCGCTTGGGTTGAGTGAAAGAGGACCTGTTTATAGTTAA
- a CDS encoding BH0509 family protein: protein MSQAERNSKAQKLIEQRKFNEKEISNMTDPQIEYYHWLYFDDSVYDYM, encoded by the coding sequence ATGAGCCAAGCTGAAAGAAATTCAAAAGCACAGAAATTAATTGAGCAACGAAAATTCAATGAGAAAGAAATTTCTAATATGACAGATCCACAGATTGAATATTATCACTGGCTCTATTTTGATGATTCTGTTTATGATTATATGTAA
- a CDS encoding PD-(D/E)XK nuclease family protein, giving the protein MSYTFESIAQLEHSKEFAKLHKKFHQFNPLKVLRVSHFEIRHSNVLGWLIDPDENHQFGSFFIKKLLSRLITRSENEEKLETIDYLPFLYSSLTDAVVYREVKTSTGRFIDLLVELPSLKVILIIENKFHALESENQLKDYLNYIKTQYSDYTIVPIYLTLASDAPSHPDYWSLDYHDVMDIITQHLELNSEVIADNIHDFLSYYTAILREELVEDNESLEMALKVYQMNQKAIDLLFVSQHQELRKQPRFKELYIGINDLSVNEQSALKRIYEKKKKTIDYIFTIGSNVLRQAFLKFAHIEELPEEVYNAHIRVPNFILPEWLDFEDIVGKPEAGYWLGSGLIIWFERTWNDFLKINVEIGPVPYENRLQLLSGLEDQGVSFRPSAKLEGKKYTKIYTELTYINDWANKQKIVEGMEKLYNNDSFNELLAQIAAAIENLKGKEKGRYEVDFREESILDTGSTQRRIPRDAFIKFVLNQGISEEYYKIQSHNASFLVPVFRDLEKVYGPTRMKWWWHDSTFTYWFERLKDGRLKLILELGPLVAEKRLLIVKQLEEMGVSFSVKSKQPTARYTRIFSDSTVINNWEDVEEVYQAMEELFGQVENRNLLTIIKSLG; this is encoded by the coding sequence ATGAGTTACACATTCGAATCAATTGCACAACTTGAACACTCAAAGGAATTTGCAAAATTACATAAGAAGTTTCATCAATTTAACCCACTAAAGGTACTAAGGGTGAGTCATTTTGAAATTCGCCACTCAAATGTTTTAGGGTGGTTAATAGATCCAGATGAAAATCATCAGTTTGGGAGTTTTTTTATAAAAAAACTATTATCACGTTTAATTACAAGAAGTGAGAATGAAGAAAAATTAGAAACTATAGATTACTTACCATTTCTCTATTCTTCTTTAACAGATGCAGTAGTTTATCGTGAAGTAAAAACATCTACAGGACGCTTTATTGATCTGTTAGTAGAACTTCCTTCACTCAAAGTAATTCTTATTATAGAAAATAAGTTCCACGCTTTAGAGTCAGAGAATCAGCTAAAGGATTACCTGAACTACATAAAAACTCAGTATAGTGATTACACAATAGTACCCATATACCTTACCCTAGCAAGTGATGCACCTTCACACCCGGATTATTGGTCGTTAGATTATCATGATGTGATGGATATTATCACTCAGCATTTAGAATTAAATAGTGAGGTAATAGCGGATAATATTCACGATTTTCTTAGCTATTATACAGCAATCCTACGTGAAGAACTAGTTGAAGATAATGAATCACTAGAAATGGCACTTAAAGTGTATCAAATGAATCAAAAAGCTATTGATCTTTTATTTGTAAGCCAACATCAGGAGCTTCGTAAACAACCACGGTTTAAAGAATTATACATTGGGATTAATGATTTATCAGTGAATGAACAATCTGCTTTGAAACGCATTTATGAAAAAAAGAAAAAGACAATAGATTATATTTTCACTATTGGAAGTAATGTTTTGCGTCAAGCATTTCTAAAATTTGCTCATATAGAAGAACTCCCTGAAGAAGTTTATAATGCCCATATAAGAGTTCCTAACTTCATTCTTCCAGAGTGGCTAGATTTTGAAGATATAGTAGGAAAACCGGAAGCAGGGTATTGGCTAGGATCTGGTTTAATCATTTGGTTTGAGCGAACTTGGAACGATTTTCTAAAGATTAATGTAGAGATAGGTCCAGTTCCTTATGAAAATCGTCTGCAGTTATTAAGTGGTCTTGAAGATCAAGGTGTGTCTTTCCGCCCTTCTGCAAAATTAGAAGGGAAAAAGTATACTAAAATTTATACTGAATTAACATATATAAATGATTGGGCTAATAAACAAAAGATTGTAGAGGGAATGGAAAAGTTATATAACAATGACAGTTTTAATGAGTTATTAGCACAAATTGCAGCTGCTATAGAAAACTTAAAGGGGAAAGAGAAGGGTCGTTATGAAGTTGACTTTAGAGAAGAAAGTATTCTAGATACTGGGTCAACACAACGAAGGATCCCAAGGGATGCTTTTATTAAATTTGTGCTAAATCAAGGGATTTCTGAAGAATATTATAAAATACAGAGTCATAATGCTTCATTTCTTGTTCCAGTCTTTAGAGACCTTGAGAAAGTATATGGTCCAACACGCATGAAATGGTGGTGGCATGACAGTACTTTCACTTACTGGTTTGAACGATTAAAGGATGGCCGCCTAAAATTAATTTTAGAATTAGGACCTTTAGTTGCGGAGAAACGGTTGTTAATTGTGAAGCAGCTCGAAGAAATGGGAGTAAGTTTTTCTGTGAAATCAAAACAGCCTACAGCTAGATATACGCGTATTTTTTCAGACAGCACAGTCATAAATAATTGGGAAGATGTAGAGGAAGTGTATCAAGCAATGGAGGAGTTATTTGGACAGGTTGAGAACCGAAATCTTTTAACGATAATTAAAAGTTTGGGGTAG
- a CDS encoding DUF3900 domain-containing protein, giving the protein MDFKINFLSFYVIQVEGKEEQASKQYKHFQTLDTEEYEESPIKDFLDGEFKKIVKRKVDRHPKAEQVPTKLGYFIVEPGHDLDSNPNYNLFHRTRFATTKEEFEENTEQFINAYLDTAAVRGGAFLVVSAVPRKYFDHAFVFILKCDFEPKVASISDESTLIRHVEMAITTKNMKSIQYPYMPEEGMVEEGELVIHQASHARYFEDFLKFIDYNEPMPEVMKTQVMDMVREHVSETFEAESEEREQFESDMELWAASEKREIQERLDTHQVMEAAAHIVEHTPEAELKMKLGETEIKGLLADFGENIHLAKVNGRYVAIVEAESILFEKGASPIEFHKPDDLHGIIEKINNKRWED; this is encoded by the coding sequence ATGGATTTTAAAATTAACTTTTTATCATTTTATGTAATACAAGTAGAAGGAAAAGAAGAACAAGCATCTAAACAGTACAAGCATTTTCAAACACTTGATACGGAAGAATATGAAGAAAGCCCAATTAAAGATTTTTTAGACGGTGAGTTTAAAAAGATTGTAAAACGCAAAGTAGATCGCCATCCAAAAGCTGAACAAGTCCCAACAAAGCTTGGCTATTTTATTGTTGAGCCAGGGCATGATCTTGATTCAAACCCGAACTATAATTTATTTCACCGGACTCGTTTCGCTACTACGAAAGAGGAATTTGAAGAAAACACTGAACAGTTTATCAATGCTTACCTAGATACAGCTGCTGTTCGAGGAGGCGCATTTCTAGTAGTATCTGCTGTGCCAAGAAAATATTTTGATCATGCTTTTGTTTTTATTTTAAAGTGTGACTTTGAGCCAAAAGTAGCTTCCATTTCAGATGAATCTACCCTTATTCGTCATGTTGAAATGGCGATTACGACAAAAAATATGAAGTCGATTCAATACCCTTACATGCCTGAAGAAGGTATGGTTGAGGAAGGTGAGCTTGTCATTCACCAAGCATCACACGCCCGCTATTTTGAAGACTTCTTAAAGTTCATCGACTACAACGAACCAATGCCTGAAGTGATGAAAACGCAAGTAATGGATATGGTGCGTGAACACGTTAGTGAAACGTTTGAAGCTGAAAGTGAAGAACGAGAACAGTTTGAGTCGGATATGGAGCTGTGGGCTGCAAGTGAAAAACGAGAGATACAAGAACGATTAGATACCCATCAAGTGATGGAAGCAGCCGCTCATATTGTCGAACATACGCCTGAGGCTGAGTTAAAAATGAAGCTTGGTGAGACGGAGATTAAGGGATTGCTAGCGGATTTTGGAGAAAACATTCACTTAGCGAAAGTCAATGGCCGTTATGTAGCTATAGTTGAAGCTGAATCGATTCTGTTTGAGAAAGGTGCTTCTCCAATTGAGTTTCATAAGCCGGATGATTTGCATGGGATTATTGAGAAGATTAATAATAAGCGGTGGGAAGATTAA
- a CDS encoding cold-shock protein: protein MEQGKVKWFNADKGFGFIERENGDDVFVHFSAIQGEGFKSLDEGQAVTFEVEQGQRGPQATNVQKA, encoded by the coding sequence ATGGAACAAGGTAAAGTAAAGTGGTTTAACGCAGACAAAGGTTTTGGATTTATCGAACGTGAAAATGGAGACGATGTATTCGTACATTTCTCAGCAATCCAAGGCGAAGGCTTCAAATCTTTAGACGAAGGTCAAGCTGTAACTTTTGAAGTAGAACAAGGCCAACGCGGACCTCAAGCTACTAACGTTCAAAAAGCGTAA
- a CDS encoding NUDIX domain-containing protein: MYPIRMRGSALIIENEEVLLVEFRDENGLHYNLPGGGVEHGESLLQAVKREAREEASVDIEVGEVAFLYEYAPHLNYDKYGSVHSLTTIFDCSLREGETPEIPAERDQNQTGVKWVPLDELHTIVLYPNLRKEILAYHQKKHSIPLLEEQYLKSY, encoded by the coding sequence ATGTATCCAATAAGAATGAGGGGAAGCGCATTGATTATTGAAAATGAAGAGGTTCTCTTAGTAGAGTTTCGTGATGAAAATGGTCTTCACTACAATTTGCCTGGTGGAGGTGTAGAACATGGGGAGTCGCTCTTACAAGCAGTGAAACGGGAAGCGAGGGAAGAGGCTTCTGTAGATATTGAAGTTGGGGAAGTTGCTTTTCTTTATGAGTATGCGCCACATTTAAATTATGATAAGTATGGTTCGGTTCACTCGTTAACAACCATTTTTGACTGCTCATTACGAGAGGGAGAAACTCCTGAAATACCGGCGGAGCGGGATCAAAATCAAACAGGCGTAAAATGGGTTCCACTTGATGAGCTTCATACGATTGTTTTATATCCGAATCTCCGGAAGGAAATCTTAGCGTATCATCAGAAAAAGCATAGCATTCCACTTTTAGAAGAACAGTATCTAAAATCATACTAA
- a CDS encoding DMT family transporter, translating to MAIAMVIFTLIGGIVLSAQSSVNGTLSRKAGTIETTLFTFITGSLFLALIILFFGQGNILAIMEAPKWQLSAVFLGVAYLLLTVIAVPRIGVIATNIGTIIGQLITGMIIDHFGWFGGLEIHIDGKRLAALAFMLIALYFVYKSNKRVKEERA from the coding sequence ATGGCAATTGCAATGGTTATTTTTACGTTAATCGGCGGAATCGTTCTAAGTGCTCAATCCTCTGTGAACGGAACACTTAGTCGAAAAGCTGGAACAATTGAAACCACTCTTTTCACTTTTATTACAGGTTCTCTCTTTCTTGCTCTTATTATTTTATTCTTTGGTCAAGGAAACATTTTAGCGATTATGGAAGCGCCAAAATGGCAGCTAAGTGCCGTATTTTTGGGCGTTGCTTACCTTTTATTAACTGTCATTGCAGTACCTCGAATTGGCGTTATCGCAACAAACATTGGAACCATTATCGGTCAGCTTATCACAGGTATGATTATTGATCATTTCGGCTGGTTTGGCGGTCTTGAAATTCATATTGATGGAAAACGTTTGGCTGCTTTAGCATTTATGCTGATTGCTTTATACTTTGTGTATAAAAGCAATAAACGTGTGAAAGAAGAAAGAGCTTAA
- a CDS encoding ASCH domain-containing protein has protein sequence MKVLSMIQPWANLFALREATYETRSWKTNYRGPLAIHTSKKINKEACNRPAIRSLLDTHGYTTKNLPTGMIIAVCELKNCLKVVENNETWAILEDGRIVSEDDYFLGDFEVGYYAWEVEGMKMLEDFILAKGRLGLWEYDL, from the coding sequence ATGAAAGTTTTATCAATGATACAGCCCTGGGCAAACCTTTTTGCTCTAAGAGAAGCTACATATGAGACAAGATCATGGAAAACAAACTACCGAGGCCCCTTAGCCATTCACACAAGCAAGAAAATAAATAAAGAAGCCTGTAACCGTCCAGCCATCCGCTCGCTTCTTGATACACACGGCTACACAACAAAAAATCTTCCTACTGGAATGATTATTGCCGTATGCGAGCTTAAAAACTGTTTGAAGGTTGTTGAAAATAACGAGACGTGGGCCATTTTGGAAGACGGCAGAATTGTATCAGAAGATGACTATTTTTTAGGTGATTTTGAGGTTGGCTATTATGCTTGGGAAGTGGAGGGGATGAAAATGTTGGAGGACTTTATTCTAGCAAAAGGTCGGCTTGGGTTATGGGAATATGATTTATAA